In Ptychodera flava strain L36383 chromosome 17, AS_Pfla_20210202, whole genome shotgun sequence, one genomic interval encodes:
- the LOC139116451 gene encoding neuropeptide FF receptor 2-like: MENLTAGVAPNATETSGPSELELYMKWRAEFVAAIARMQTPPLATTVVCVVLMILIILGNVWVIVAVIRQPKLRNSATNVFIVSMSISDLIIGIAFIPIHIMDFAYGRRTSHPIPCFITAFFHSCAMCGTTFSLICIGADRYRAIVFPLKPKMPVQRALVCCGVVWLFCGLFSIQVYANYGIKIITQEDGNESVVVTQICTVTRPDIDKWMRVEYFFVLYALPLIVLGALYGIMIKTLWFGKSPSNSSNRHKKKAIKMLSLVVIQFALTWGPVYSLQIYYTHETDPPLNPLLFSATPANITVLISLCNSWINPVIYAYYNEHFRNEFTNMVPCFFKETKVGPEALAPTLTNRINVSATQSTQVSAQ; encoded by the coding sequence ATGGAGAACTTGACCGCAGGAGTGGCGCCAAATGCAACGGAAACGTCCGGGCCAAGTGAACTTGAGCTCTATATGAAATGGAGAGCTGAGTTTGTCGCTGCCATCGCCAGAATGCAGACTCCGCCCCTTGCAACCACAGTCGTCTGCGTCGTACTTATGATTCTTATCATCCTCGGTAACGTGTGGGTGATCGTGGCAGTCATACGTCAGCCAAAGCTGAGGAACTCTGCAACCAATGTATTTATTGTTTCTATGTCGATATCAGACCTTATCATCGGTATTGCTTTCATACCTATTCATATCATGGACTTCGCATACGGAAGACGCACGAGTCACCCGATCCCTTGCTTCATCACTGCATTTTTCCATAGTTGTGCCATGTGCGGCACCACGTTTTCATTGATATGCATCGGCGCTGATCGATACCGGGCCATCGTTTTCCCGCTGAAGCCAAAAATGCCCGTTCAGCGAGCACTTGTGTGCTGCGGAGTTGTCTGGCTCTTCTGTGGTCTTTTTTCAATCCAAGTTTACGCGAACTATGGAATCAAGATTATCACCCAAGAAGATGGAAACGAGTCGGTAGTCGTCACGCAAATTTGTACAGTAACTCGGCCGGATATTGACAAATGGATGCGTGTTGAATACTTCTTTGTTTTATATGCTCTTCCCCTAATCGTATTAGGCGCCTTATATGGCATAATGATCAAAACACTGTGGTTCGGCAAATCTCCGAGTAACTCCTCAAACCGACACAAGAAGAAAGCAATAAAAATGTTGAGTCTCGTTGTCATTCAGTTTGCTCTCACTTGGGGTCCTGTGTATTCATTGCAAATCTACTACACACACGAGACAGACCCGCCCCTCAACCCCTTATTGTTTTCAGCCACACCGGCAAACATAACCGTACTTATATCCCTTTGCAACAGCTGGATCAACCCTGTCATTTACGCTTACTATAACGAACATTTCCGAAATGAGTTCACGAACATGGTTCCGTGctttttcaaggaaactaaggttGGCCCAGAGGCATTGGCACCGACACTTACCAACCGGATAAACGTGTCTGCAACGCAGTCAACTCAAGTTTCTGCCCAGTGA